GTATTCGCCGTTTCGATATCGATGATGCGGGTATTGATCGTATAGGTTTCCCCGACAAGACCGACCGAGCCGATGATGATACGTTCGACTCCGAGCACCTTTCCGACCTCGACCGCGCATTCCTCGTCGGTGCAGCCGGTACCCTGAAACTGCATCTCATCGAGAATCTTGTCCATCTGCGACCGTTCTATAACCTTGTACGAGAATCCCGATTTTCTGCTGAAC
The DNA window shown above is from bacterium and carries:
- a CDS encoding CsgG/HfaB family protein codes for the protein MVRKLLSSLLIILLIVAGFPVRISYAQQQKFYTIAALDLVANGISEAEAKSLSEYMRGQITRAATSDEFSRKSGFSYKVIERSQMDKILDEMQFQGTGCTDEECAVEVGKVLGVERIIIGSVGLVGETYTINTRIIDIETANT